TGCGGGAGCGCGTGCGCAAGACGGGCGGCGCGACGGCGCTGCGGCGGCTGGCCCTGGAGCGAGAGAACCTGCTGGCCGCGTGCGACAACGCGATGGCCATCCGTCCCGCGACCGCCGAGTCCCTGGGCCGGGCGCTGGAGACGCTGGTGGTACTGGAACCGGATGCGCGCACGCGTGGGCCGGTGGGGCTGCTGGTGGAGCGGCTGGAGCGGGCGCTGGAGGCGTCGGCCTACGTCGCCGTGGCGCCGCTGAAGCGCGCGGAGGCGCTCGCGGTGCTGGGCCGCGCGTACATGGACGCGGGACAGGCGGAGTACGCGCGCCAGGCGCTGGACGAGGCGCGCGGCGTCTTCCACACGCTGGGCGAGACGGCGTCGGAGAAGCGCGTGCTCGTGGACCTGTCCATCGTCGCCCGTCACGCCGGGGACGGGGCCGCCGCGTGGACGCTGATGCGCGACGCGCAGGCGCTGCCCTCCGGAAGCGACCGCTGGCTGGAGGCCTACGCGGAGGGCAACCTGGGCCTCGTCGAACAGGTGCGCCACGGGCCGGAGGCGGCCATCCCCCACCTGCGCGCGTCGCTGGCCCTGTTCCGCGAGGTGGGCGACGTGACGTTCGAGGTGGGATTCCTCACCAACTGCGCTGTCGCCATTGGCGAGGCGGGCGACGACGGCGAGGCCGTGATGCTCCTGGGCGAGGCGCTGGGCCGCGCGCTCACCGTGGAGGACCGGGCGGGGCAGGCGCTCGCGCGGATCAACCTGGGCTGCTACCTGATGGACGCGGGCGGAATCGGGGAGGCCTGCGAACACCTGGAGTCCGCGGTGCGCCTGTCGCGGCTGCTGGGGCAGCGGCTGATGGAAGGCACGGCGCTGGGAGAACTGGGCCGCGCCTCGCTCGCGCGGGGTGATTGGAAACAGGCGCGCGCGGCGCTGACGGAGGCGGTCACCATCCTGGGCCGCGCGTCCCGCTGGCAGGCCCTGCGGTTCATCGCGCACCAGGCCGCGCTGGACGCCGCGTGCGGTGACCTGCGCGCCGCGAGGGAAGGCTTCGCCGGCCTGGAAGGCGCCCCCGAGCTGCGCGAGGACCCTTCCCTCTTCCAGCTCGTGGACCTGCTGCGCGCCGCGCTCGACCTGGCCGAAGCCGACGCCGCGCCCCCGCGAAGCGCCGAGGGCAGCGACGCCCGGGCCGCCGCCCGCCGCCGCCTCGAAGCGGCCCGGAACGCCCCGCGAGAGACCGCGTCGTCCGACATCCGCTGCGCGCTCCGCTTCCTGGAGTCGCGCCCCGGCGTCAACGACCCGCACCTGGATGCGTGAAGGCGCTCCAGCTCACGGGGCCGGAGCCGCCTCCTGATCCTGCTTCGGCGCCGGCTTCGCGAAGCGGCGGAAGAAGCTGTCGTCGTTCCAGTACGGCCGGCCGGGGGCGTCCGCCACCGCGTTCGTCAGCGCGGTCAGGAAGGTGATGAAGCGCGCGGCGCCCGCGTGGTCCACGGGCTGCTGCGACAGGTCATCCGACGGCGCGTGGTAGCGCTCGGTCAGCCACTGCTTGAACACCTTCTGCTCCTCCGAATCCGGCGTGTAGCCGAACTTGAAGAACAGCGCGGGCACGCCCTCGCGGATGAACGAGTACTGATCGCTGCGCACGAACAGGTTGCGGTCCGGCTCCGGATCCTGAAGCACCTGCACGTCCAGCTTCGCCGCCACCTCCGCCAGCGGCACCGCGAGCGAGGACTCGTCCTTGCCGTGCGCCACCACGGAGGTGAACGGCCAGTGGGGCATGAACATGTCCAGGTTGAAGTCCGCCACGATGGAGGTGATGGGCACCGGCGGCCGGGACGCGAAGTATTTCGACCCGAGCAGCCCCTTCTCCTCCCCCGTCACCAGCGCGAACACCACCGAGCGCTTCGGCTTCTCCTGCTGCGCATGCAGCTGCCGAGCGACCTCCAGCACCGCCGCCACGCCGGACGCGTTGTCCATGGCGCCGTTGTAGATGCGGTCCCCCTTCACCGGCGCGCCCACGCCCACGTGGTCCAGGTGCGCGCTGAGCACCACGTACTCCTTCGACAGCACCGGATCCGTGCCGGGCATCACGCCCACCACGTTCATGGACTTGAGCGGCTTCACGTCGAAGGCCAGCTTCGCCTTCAGGCGCAGCGGCAGGTCGAACTTCGGCAGCGGCTTGTCCGCGTTGGCCAGCGCCACCAGCTCCTCGTAGGTGTGCGGCGCGCCCTCCAGCCACTTCTGTGACTGTGCCACGTTCGCCACCACCGACACCTTCAACCCGCGCGCCTCGTTGAGCGACGGATCCGCGAACACCACCGTGGGGTTCTTCGCGGAGCCCACGATGCGCTCCCATGGCAGCTCCAGCAGCTTCGGGTTCTGGAGGTACACGACCCCCACGACCCCCGCCGCCTTGAGCACCTTCAGCCGCTCCTCCCACGAGGAGAAGTGCGACTTCACCGGCCCGGGGATGTTCCCCGGCCCGCCCTGGAGCATCACCACCACCTTGCCCTTCAGGTCCAGGCCCGCGTAGTCGTCGTGGCCCAGCTCGGGGATGGACAGGCCGTAGCCCACGAACACCAGCGGCGCGTCCACGGTGCCGTTGTCACCCTGCCGGGACGACAGCACGACGTCCTCGCCCTGCACCAGCGGCAGCGTCTTGCCGTCCTTCACCAGCGCGACGCTGGACTTCGACTCGATGAGGCGGCGCGACTGCAGCGCCATGGGCTGGAGGAAGCCCGTCTTCAGCATCGGCTTCACGCCCAGCGCGGCCAGCTCCTTGGACACGTAGCCCGCGGCCGTCGCGTAGCCCTTGCTGCCCGTGTCGCGCCCCTCCATCGCGTCACTGGCGAGCACCTCCACGTGC
The sequence above is drawn from the Corallococcus sp. NCRR genome and encodes:
- a CDS encoding M28 family metallopeptidase, encoding MKRVSSAATLALFVSSGVFAAEAPASKPQVGEDRWWKHVEVLASDAMEGRDTGSKGYATAAGYVSKELAALGVKPMLKTGFLQPMALQSRRLIESKSSVALVKDGKTLPLVQGEDVVLSSRQGDNGTVDAPLVFVGYGLSIPELGHDDYAGLDLKGKVVVMLQGGPGNIPGPVKSHFSSWEERLKVLKAAGVVGVVYLQNPKLLELPWERIVGSAKNPTVVFADPSLNEARGLKVSVVANVAQSQKWLEGAPHTYEELVALANADKPLPKFDLPLRLKAKLAFDVKPLKSMNVVGVMPGTDPVLSKEYVVLSAHLDHVGVGAPVKGDRIYNGAMDNASGVAAVLEVARQLHAQQEKPKRSVVFALVTGEEKGLLGSKYFASRPPVPITSIVADFNLDMFMPHWPFTSVVAHGKDESSLAVPLAEVAAKLDVQVLQDPEPDRNLFVRSDQYSFIREGVPALFFKFGYTPDSEEQKVFKQWLTERYHAPSDDLSQQPVDHAGAARFITFLTALTNAVADAPGRPYWNDDSFFRRFAKPAPKQDQEAAPAP